A portion of the Polaribacter cellanae genome contains these proteins:
- a CDS encoding ATP-binding response regulator translates to MIPAKIEDVFLQLTTNFSGVIVNIVAGKFAKNTFQVHNSIYEFCPFLEGTLEALEPLEPFTLEGMVLVSYEKEYNVDIELFKSADEISILIHNRTNVYKIVAQLNQNRNDIFFIKRELAEKNEELKRLREIADKANEEKSRFLAMMSHEIRNPLNVILGYSEMISEEEINENVRKYSKLLSISGNNLKVIVNDILDLSRIEAGKLELINEPVNIKEIAKNCVENYSYQNKNEAVELFFNAEKNIPNSVLGDPIRINQILSNLLSNAIKFTQKGKIVVDVKKVSEEKDSIRIAFLISDSGRGMTNLQASKIFDEYQQNKKSDNRVFGGAGLGLSIVKHLLNAMNGKITVESKLNIGTVFITEIPFSKVVSSEIKELKVEEKSTNKTLEGKRILVADDDALNQTIVAHILKKEKVVLTQVKDGLEALNVLKTRSFDLVLLDIHMPNITGEQLVQQKNEFHKPNREIPFLSLTANTTKEDVERYKKIGFVDVISKPYTAVEFVEKILGNIF, encoded by the coding sequence TTGATACCTGCAAAAATAGAAGATGTGTTTTTACAATTAACTACCAATTTTTCTGGAGTAATTGTAAACATTGTTGCAGGTAAATTTGCAAAAAATACTTTTCAAGTTCACAATTCTATTTATGAATTTTGTCCTTTTTTGGAAGGTACTTTAGAAGCTTTAGAGCCTTTAGAGCCCTTTACTTTAGAAGGAATGGTCCTTGTTTCTTATGAAAAAGAGTACAATGTAGATATAGAATTGTTTAAGTCTGCTGATGAAATTTCGATTTTAATTCACAACCGAACCAATGTTTATAAAATTGTAGCTCAATTAAACCAGAATAGAAACGATATTTTCTTTATCAAAAGAGAATTGGCAGAAAAAAATGAAGAACTAAAGAGATTACGAGAAATTGCGGATAAGGCAAATGAAGAAAAATCTCGTTTTTTGGCAATGATGAGTCACGAAATTCGAAATCCGCTAAACGTTATTTTGGGGTATTCTGAAATGATTTCCGAAGAAGAAATTAACGAAAATGTTCGTAAATATTCTAAATTATTATCCATCTCAGGAAATAATTTGAAAGTAATTGTAAACGATATTTTAGATTTATCGAGAATTGAAGCAGGAAAATTAGAATTGATAAACGAGCCTGTAAACATTAAGGAAATAGCAAAAAACTGTGTAGAGAATTATTCGTATCAAAATAAAAATGAAGCAGTAGAATTATTTTTTAATGCCGAAAAGAATATTCCAAATTCAGTTTTGGGCGATCCTATTAGAATTAACCAAATACTATCGAATTTATTATCGAACGCTATAAAATTTACTCAAAAAGGAAAAATAGTTGTTGATGTAAAAAAAGTTTCAGAAGAGAAAGATTCCATAAGAATTGCCTTTTTAATTTCGGATTCTGGTAGAGGAATGACCAATTTACAAGCCTCTAAAATTTTCGATGAATACCAGCAAAACAAAAAAAGCGACAACAGGGTTTTTGGTGGAGCAGGCTTGGGTTTATCCATTGTAAAGCATCTGTTAAATGCTATGAACGGAAAAATTACTGTAGAAAGCAAATTGAATATTGGAACTGTTTTTATTACAGAAATTCCTTTTTCGAAAGTAGTTTCTTCAGAAATTAAAGAACTTAAAGTTGAAGAAAAATCAACAAATAAAACGTTAGAAGGAAAAAGAATTTTAGTGGCAGACGATGATGCTCTAAACCAAACAATTGTTGCTCACATTCTCAAAAAAGAAAAAGTAGTATTAACGCAAGTAAAAGATGGTTTAGAGGCTTTAAATGTTTTGAAAACTAGATCTTTCGACTTAGTTTTATTAGACATTCACATGCCAAATATTACTGGCGAACAATTGGTCCAACAGAAAAACGAATTTCATAAACCCAATAGAGAAATTCCGTTTTTGTCTTTAACAGCAAATACAACTAAAGAAGATGTAGAGCGATATAAAAAGATTGGTTTTGTAGATGTAATTTCTAAACCTTATACTGCTGTTGAGTTTGTGGAGAAAATTTTGGGGAATATTTTTTAG
- a CDS encoding Txe/YoeB family addiction module toxin codes for MKYTFVDESWEDYLFWQKTDKKKVKKINELLKEIARNPFDGIGKPEALKHKYAGFWSRRIDSEHRLIYQFREGEILIAKCRFHYD; via the coding sequence ATGAAATATACATTTGTTGATGAGTCTTGGGAAGATTATTTGTTTTGGCAAAAAACAGACAAAAAAAAGGTTAAAAAAATAAATGAGCTTCTAAAAGAAATTGCTCGAAATCCTTTTGACGGAATTGGAAAACCCGAAGCGCTAAAACATAAATACGCTGGATTTTGGTCTAGACGAATCGATAGCGAACATAGACTAATTTATCAATTTAGAGAGGGAGAAATATTAATTGCGAAATGCAGATTTCATTACGATTAA
- a CDS encoding type II toxin-antitoxin system Phd/YefM family antitoxin: MQITTVSDFRKDIKTYLDRVVKNFETLIINRGKDSGIVVMSLKEYNSLMATNHELSSRKNELRLDAAIDKIKNGSTFNKDLIDK; encoded by the coding sequence ATGCAAATAACCACTGTTTCTGATTTTAGAAAAGATATTAAAACATACTTAGATCGAGTTGTAAAGAACTTCGAAACTTTAATTATAAATCGTGGAAAAGATTCTGGAATTGTAGTTATGTCTTTGAAAGAATACAATTCTTTGATGGCTACAAACCACGAACTGTCTTCTCGAAAAAACGAATTGAGATTAGATGCTGCTATTGATAAAATAAAAAACGGATCGACTTTCAACAAAGACCTTATCGATAAATAA
- a CDS encoding type II toxin-antitoxin system RelE/ParE family toxin, giving the protein MKPKFEVVFLEQAIDFMAKIDPKSKKKVYYNIDKAKLANDPELFKKLEDKIWEFRTKYIGLQYRLFAFWDKTDTSETLVLATHGIIKKTDKVPKTDIEKAKKIMAEYFAQKQ; this is encoded by the coding sequence ATGAAACCAAAGTTTGAAGTTGTCTTCCTTGAACAAGCGATTGACTTTATGGCGAAAATTGACCCGAAGTCAAAAAAGAAAGTCTATTACAACATAGACAAAGCAAAATTAGCTAATGACCCAGAATTATTTAAAAAATTAGAAGATAAAATTTGGGAGTTTAGAACTAAATATATTGGACTTCAATATCGTCTTTTTGCTTTTTGGGACAAAACCGATACAAGCGAGACGCTCGTTTTGGCAACACACGGAATTATTAAGAAAACCGACAAAGTCCCTAAAACCGATATTGAAAAGGCGAAAAAAATAATGGCGGAATATTTTGCTCAAAAACAATAA
- a CDS encoding helix-turn-helix domain-containing protein: METKKMKMMTLDQMKDKDIGKIGTAERDKYEFDLRMEVLGDMIKSVRKERKLTQEQLGELIGVQKSQISKLERNTKNVTIETILKVFRALKANVKFSVEMNEFEFKVAKALLATKYKNNRANSC; encoded by the coding sequence ATGGAAACTAAAAAAATGAAAATGATGACCCTTGACCAAATGAAGGATAAGGACATCGGAAAAATTGGAACAGCAGAACGCGACAAATACGAATTTGATTTGCGAATGGAAGTACTTGGCGATATGATAAAGTCAGTCCGGAAAGAACGTAAACTGACTCAAGAGCAACTTGGAGAATTAATTGGAGTTCAAAAATCGCAAATTTCTAAATTGGAAAGGAATACTAAAAATGTAACTATCGAAACTATTTTAAAAGTGTTTCGAGCATTGAAGGCGAACGTAAAATTTAGCGTGGAGATGAACGAATTTGAATTCAAAGTAGCAAAAGCACTACTGGCAACAAAGTATAAAAACAATAGGGCAAATAGTTGCTAA